One genomic region from Diachasmimorpha longicaudata isolate KC_UGA_2023 chromosome 18, iyDiaLong2, whole genome shotgun sequence encodes:
- the LOC135171045 gene encoding uncharacterized protein LOC135171045 produces MASFEVTLGLNTSRGAFIERVHNELLDDEVDQLTITSLHAKLDILETYWEKFEATHEKLVGGSAKVDNVLELPYFKDSLFDRTIVHYHEAKGILVQLIDRKGVSTGSRRSAAGGTAQPSTAKRCLPEIALPKYSGVFSEWRSFRDLFSSLVGSNPDIPNVEKMHYLRTSLKDEPARIISNIAISDDSFASAWELLLTRYENKRLLVSAQLERLLNPPGMTAHSARELKTLLTTVAEALNALEALGSPTAHWDQVLVYVVSKRFSAFKDFLTGRARAMESMEINTPARSTDQATRPTTVSSRRPPLSVKVHHAAAPQPQQARPTPRNTSSGKVTYPCSMCQADHYLSTCTSFRQLNGPARREIVERYYLCYNCLGRHSVKDCRSQTRCQLCGGLHHTMLHSTSTTAPPKPSQGPSSRTAQGTAQNQAASSSARPSGLPMVTYTYGDGVTTIAVSCSARQLDSGIPGCRPGVLLATSLAYLVCPDGAAHRIRLLIDPGSEISLIGDQIVRRLGLTRSKTSLLISGIGNSASGPALGKVPLTIQSTHSSFQLRVTAYALSQLTTSLPTFTPGQLKWDHLEGLQLADPSFLAPAPIDVLLGADVYGQLILPEVITHDPGSPSAQLTRLGWVIFGPTEGVALAHTATAHLAVSNEDLDGLLTRFWVQEEVPETSEIQLTDEEAQCEEHFRRTHTRDCSGRYIVRLPLKAPPSVLGDSRACALACLHRLLRKFSRDEEYHQLYTDFLKEYEALGHMRRVPGQLTQTAHRQRMGEYTALGTTLAHEAPASGGLRVPNSSYSAQAVTSPEYFFPHHGVVRTSSETTKLRVVFNGSHKTSSGQTLNEIMHTGAKLQRDIADVLLFTRRHRLIFMTDITKMFRQIGVHQDDWPLQQILWADANGNVTTYQLTTVTYGTRSAPFLSIRVLNQLVEDEGSNYPLAVEPLTKGRYVDDICGGADSEEELLKTAHHVTQLCQSGGFPLAKWHSNSAGLLSALRLDSTSHDQKVIEDSITKILGVSWHPGTDSFTFSIARPETNSISKRVILSETAQLFDPLGFLAPVVVRAKILLQALWIEKLGWDDPVSPTTAHRWRQFRDELNQLSEVTVPRWLGLLKGFDVEVHGFSDASQVAMAAVIYLKVPHLPGNGITLVCSKTKVAPLKRLTIPRLELTAALLLAKLIRYVQDQLNLRAAPTYLWTDSSVTLTWISSHPSRWKEFVRNRVTLIQELTQPSHWRLVPGKENPADCASRGLTAQQLAAHKLWWTGPPWLQQDSSSWPTHVLERDLNVDLEEKPGQIYYGAAQQIAIWDLIDRFSSFNRLLRITAICSRFIARLRRVPNTSLHYPLTLSEMEDARLLWIKLTQTAHFREELRIISRGEKFTRSHPLTKLTPFIDRQGILRVGGRLRFAQLDPESKNQAIIPKESQLARLLISQAHLRTLHGGTQLTLRQLRTAYWILGGRAPVRSFILKCVKCARQRGIRAQQLMGQLPPARLTPARAFLNTGVDYAGPISLRSWKGRGHKSYKGWLAIFVCMTTSAVHLEVVSDYSADGFLAAYRRFSSRRGIAHTLFSDCGTTFLGADKELRRLFLAGSSESRQLAQLLIQDGTQWSFNPPSAPHFGGKWEAAVKSVKYHLTRTIGEDLLTFEELTTLLTQVEAVLNSRPLEPLTDDPDDCSALTPGHFLIGQAPTTLPEPSLENLNISRLSRWQLIQRKLQGFWKRWSTGYLQRLQAISKWYHPTHDINVGSLVLLTDERFPPSKWPLARVTALHPGKDGLTRVVTLRTAQATLTRPIVKLVLLPVPTSRT; encoded by the exons ATGGCCTCCTTTGAGGTTACCCTGGGGCTGAACACATCGAGAGGTGCATTCATCGAAAGGGTGCATAACGAACTGCTCGATGATGAGGTGGACCAGCTCACCATAACATCCCTGCATGCCAAGCTGGATATCCTCGAAACTTATTGGGAGAAGTTCGAGGCCACTCATGAGAAGCTCGTCGGCGGGAGCGCGAAGGTGGACAACGTCTTGGAGTTGCCATACTTCAAGGACAGCCTCTTTGATCGGACCATCGTACACTATCACGAGGCCAAGGGGATTCTGGTTCAGCTCATAGACAGGAAGGGGGTGTCCACCGGCTCACGTCGCTCTGCCGCAGGGGGAACCGCTCAACCTTCAACGGCTAAAAGGTGCCTGCCAGAAATTGCTCTTCCCAAATATTCTGGGGTATTCTCGGAATGGCGGTCCTTCCGAGATTTGTTCAGCTCACTGGTCGGCTCAAACCCAGACATTCCTAATGTGGAGAAGATGCATTACTTGAGGACGAGCCTCAAGGATGAGCCAGCTCGAATCATCTCCAACATCGCCATCTCTGATGACTCATTTGCCTCTGCTTGGGAACTGCTCCTTACGCGCTATGAAAATAAGCGCCTCCTCGTCTCGGCGCAGCTCGAGCGCCTACTCAACCCACCAGGGATGACCGCTCACAGTGCTCGAGAGTTAAAAACTCTGTTGACCACTGTCGCCGAGGCATTGAACGCTCTGGAGGCATTAGGGTCACCGACTGCTCATTGGGATCAGGTCCTCGTCTACGTGGTATCCAAACG TTTCTCAGCTTTCAAGGACTTCCTCACCGGGAGGGCTCGTGCCATGGAGAGCATGGAGATTAATACGCCCGCTCGCTCCACGGATCAGGCTACGAGGCCTACTACTGTCAGCTCAAGAAGGCCTCCCCTGTCGGTCAAGGTGCATCACGCAGCTGCTCCACAGCCACAACAGGCCAGGCCAACTCCCAGGAACACCTCATCAGGGAAAGTGACGTACCCCTGCTCAATGTGTCAGGCAGACCACTATCTGTCAACCTGCACATCATTTCGTCAGCTCAACGGTCCAGCTCGTCGGGAGATAGTGGAACGGTACTATCTCTGCTACAACTGTCTCGGTCGTCATTCAGTCAAGGACTGCAGATCGCAGACGAGATGCCAGCTCTGTGGAGGTCTCCATCATACGATGCTACACTCCACCTCGACCACAGCTCCACCTAAGCCCAGTCAAGGGCCATCTTCTAGGACCGCTCAAGGTACTGCTCAAAATCAAGCTGCATCGTCATCAGCTCGACCATCCGGGTTACCAATGGTCACGTACACCTACGGGGATGGGGTCACTACT ATTGCCGTTTCGTGCTCAGCTCGTCAGCTCGATTCTGGAATTCCTGGTTGCCGTCCTGGGGTACTTCTGGCCACGAGTCTAGCTTATCTCGTGTGTCCAGATGGGGCCGCTCACCGCATTCGTCTGCTCATCGACCCAGGATCAGAAATATCTCTTATTGGGGACCAGATTGTGCGTCGTCTGGGACTTACCCGGTCCAAGACTTCACTACTTATTTCCGGAATCGGAAACTCGGCATCTGGGCCGGCACTAGGCAAGGTACCGCTCACCATACAGTCCACTCATTCTTCATTTCAGCTGAGAGTCACGGCTTATGCTCTCAGCCAGCTCACCACGTCGTTACCGACGTTTACACCCGGACAGCTCAAGTGGGATCATCTTGAAGGGTTACAACTCGCTGATCCCAGCTTCCTGGCACCAGCACCAATTGACGTCCTACTTGGTGCTGACGTCTACGGTCAGCTCATCCTGCCAGAGGTCATCACACATGACCCAGGTTCACCATCGGCTCAGCTCACCCGACTCGGATGGGTCATCTTCGGGCCCACTGAAGGTGTTGCGTTAGCTCACACGGCCACAGCTCACCTGGCGGTATCCAATGAGGACCTCGATGGCTTACTCACCAGGTTCTGGGTCCAGGAAGAGGTTCCTGAGACTTCAGAGATACAGCTCACCGACGAGGAAGCTCAATGCGAGGAACACTTTCGGCGGACACACACCAGGGACTGCTCCGGACGTTATATTGTCCGGTTACCGCTCAAGGCTCCGCCCTCAGTGCTTGGGGATTCACGAGCGTGCGCGCTCGCATGCCTTCACCGACTGCTCAGGAAGTTCTCCCGTGATGAGGAATACCATCAACTCTATACAGACTTCCTCAAGGAATATGAAGCCCTTGGCCATATGCGCCGGGTCCCCGGACAGCTCACTCAGACAGCTCATCGACAGCGTATGGGGGAGTACACAGCTCTCGGGACGACCTTAGCACATGAAGCTCCGGCTTCAGGAGGGTTGAGGGTCCCGAATAGCTCGTACTCCGCTCAGGCTGTCACTTCTCCGGAATATTTCTTTCCTCACCACGGTGTCGTCCGAACCAGCAGCGAGACGACGAAGCTCAGAGTCGTGTTCAACGGCTCCCATAAGACCAGCTCGGGGCAGACGCTCAACGAGATTATGCATACTGGAGCCAAACTCCAGAGAGACATTGCTGATGTACTGCTCTTCACTCGACGGCATAGGCTCATCTTCATGACGGACATCACCAAGATGTTCCGCCAAATCGGAGTACATCAGGATGATTGGCCGCTCCAACAGATACTTTGGGCCGATGCAAATGGGAACGTCACCACATATCAGCTCACCACCGTCACGTATGGAACTAGATCCGCTCCATTCCTTTCCATACGTGTCTTGAACCAGCTCGTGGAGGACGAGGGCAGTAACTATCCTCTCGCCGTGGAGCCGCTCACGAAAGGACGATATGTGGATGATATTTGCGGAGGTGCTGACTCGGAGGAGGAGTTACTCAAGACCGCTCATCACGTGACTCAACTTTGCCAATCAGGCGGCTTTCCGTTGGCAAAATGGCACTCCAACAGTGCAGGTCTGCTCAGCGCACTCAGGTTGGACAGCACCTCCCACGATCAAAAGGTGATCGAGGACTCGATCACCAAGATCTTAGGAGTCTCATGGCACCCAGGAACGGACAGCTTCACGTTCTCCATCGCTCGGCCTGAAACCAACTCCATCTCAAAACGAGTCATTCTGTCGGAAACCGCTCAGCTCTTCGACCCACTTGGCTTCCTCGCGCCAGTGGTGGTACGAGCGAAAATACTACTACAGGCGCTCTGGATAGAGAAACTGGGATGGGACGACCCAGTTTCCCCGACAACAGCGCATCGATGGCGACAGTTCAGGGATGAGCTCAACCAGTTGTCGGAGGTCACCGTGCCACGATGGCTTGGACTGCTCAAGGGCTTCGACGTGGAAGTCCATGGATTTTCCGACGCATCCCAGGTGGCTATGGCAGCTGTCATTTACCTGAAGGTTCCGCACCTACCTGGAAATGGTATAACGCTCGTCTGCTCCAAGACTAAAGTAGCCCCGCTCAAACGGCTGACCATCCCACGCCTGGAACTTACGGCTGCTCTGCTCCTGGCCAAGCTCATACGTTACGTTCAGGATCAGCTCAACCTCAGAGCTGCGCCCACCTACCTCTGGACGGATTCCTCCGTAACGCTCACATGGATCAGCTCCCACCCATCACGATGGAAAGAATTCGTGAGGAATCGTGTCACTCTTATCCAAGAGCTAACTCAGCCAAGTCACTGGAGGCTGGTGCCTGGCAAGGAGAATCCAGCAGATTGTGCTTCTCGAGGTCTCACCGCTCAACAGTTAGCAGCACATAAGCTGTGGTGGACAGGCCCACCTTGGCTACAACAGGACAGCTCATCTTGGCCAACTCACGTTCTAGAAAGGGACCTCAATGTGGACCTCGAAGAGAAACCGGGGCAGATTTACTACGGCGCCGCTCAGCAAATAGCTATCTGGGATCTCATCGATAGGTTCTCTTCGTTCAACCGACTACTTCGGATCACCGCGATCTGCTCAAGGTTCATCGCTCGGCTTAGGAGGGTTCCTAATACGTCACTCCATTATCCGCTCACGCTCAGCGAAATGGAAGACGCACGGCTCCTTTGGATCAAGCTCACCCAGACAGCTCATTTCAGGGAGGAACTACGGATCATCTCTCGCGGGGAGAAATTCACCAGGTCCCATCCGCTCACCAAGCTCACCCCGTTTATCGATCGTCAAGGGATCCTGCGTGTTGGTGGACGGCTCAGGTTCGCACAGCTCGACCCCGAGAGCAAAAACCAAGCAATCATCCCAAAGGAATCGCAACTGGCTCGCTTACTGATAAGCCAAGCTCACCTAAGGACACTTCACGGCGGGACACAGCTCACTCTTCGTCAGCTCAGGACAGCTTACTGGATCCTCGGAGGCCGAGCTCCAGTGCGCTCCTTCATCCTTAAATGCGTGAAGTGCGCTCGACAACGTGGGATACGTGCTCAACAGCTCATGGGACAGCTGCCACCAGCCCGACTCACCCCCGCTCGCGCCTTCCTCAACACGGGGGTTGATTACGCCGGCCCCATATCGCTCCGGTCATGGAAGGGACGGGGCCACAAGTCATACAAGGGCTGGTTGGCTATCTTTGTCTGTATGACCACCTCAGCCGTGCATCTCGAGGTAGTATCAGATTACTCAGCTGATGGATTCCTAGCGGCATACAGACGTTTCTCCAGTCGGCGCGGGATCGCTCACACCTTATTCAGCGACTGCGGTACCACCTTTCTCGGCGCTGATAAGGAGCTCAGGAGGCTATTCTTAGCAGGATCATCCGAATCTCGACAGCTCGCCCAGCTCCTCATTCAAGATGGGACTCAATGGTCCTTCAACCCTCCAAGCGCACCACACTTCGGAGGCAAATGGGAGGCGGCAGTGAAGTCGGTGAAATATCATCTCACCCGGACTATTGGAGAGGATCTGCTCACCTTCGAGGAACTCACCACCTTGCTCACCCAAGTTGAGGCAGTTCTCAACTCACGGCCGCTTGAACCGCTCACTGATGATCCTGATGACTGCTCGGCTCTGACCCCAGGGCATTTTCTCATAGGCCAGGCTCCTACAACTCTTCCAGAGCCATCATTGGAGAATCTTAACATCTCTAGACTCTCCCGATGGCAGCTCATACAACGAAAACTCCAAGGGTTCTGGAAGAGATGGTCCACAGGATATCTCCAACGTCTACAGGCCATATCCAAGTGGTACCACCCGACTCACGACATCAACGTCGGCTCTTTAGTCTTACTCACGGACGAGAGGTTTCCTCCATCAAAGTGGCCTCTCGCCCGAGTGACCGCTCTACACCCTGGCAAGGATGGGCTTACGCGAGTAGTCACGCTCCGGACCGCTCAGGCGACGTTAACGCGCCCCATCGTTAAGCTCGTACTCCTGCCAGTACCGACGTCAAGGACCTAG
- the LOC135171046 gene encoding uncharacterized protein LOC135171046 yields the protein MADDGEYEPTQPIEINVEINPVPPIVVNPPETQAPTTQEHEDWATAVETFPSVNISTIKTRKSEIPTMPSTSSTPTQLSTGTANQLEFLQDRILEFNAIDEELRELRASDTTLEELNGHEEYLKDAWIEFAERSQALIANLPPDHSWMTGKAFLRTGELKRQTLKRIWKLKGEISTKEKLSAGRTTTSQLKRIDLPKFQDKFSQWKEFSDLFQNLVGKKPDMSPAEKLVRLKEALKGPPAELISSFTATDINYEKAWDKLQRHYENPRLIAGHLFNRVLNLRPMAKGDAKAMITNAHIARETVDHLISTAGIPKEDLGEQFVFHLLKRSMEADTRTTWEQRLGTSTNFIPLQDLVNFLESTARGMTPDDQHEPTVPQRPKEKIQRGKSPPRARVYHAAEATIQRKEPQHIKPADCCGYCNAKHFIGKCPSFLSLSAQRKLEHLSTTRLCYNCFGTHLVTRCKCTKFCMKCQHRHHTLLHMDPTDRERPTTSTINSGPEQQSTREESGRPTSTQSTRSNENSTDSTANKRIYAPLSQVEESTQRNSSNVEDTKFSHKSTDQRLVLLATAKARAFSKSGFYTIARILIDQGSELSFISESLVHQLHLQRRHSMIELMGIGGKHACSTRGIVAITLQSTKQPFQQVEINAHILQKLTSQLPTFSCSSASIGSLQQLQLADESYSTPGPINIIIGADNYGKIIGNGIEKSNDDQLVGQLTTFGWILSGPLCNTTYSTRTSLSAARGSSNEQLTELLQRFWVQEEPPISTNPTNELTPDELECEEHFQRTHQRDTSGRYIVRLPLRTSTAALGESRNKALRQLQSVKRRLNANPDYSKLYYDFINEYEALDHMRRIQQVSEPATNYYLPHHGVLREDSLTTKLRVVFNCSNKTLPGISLNGILHAGGKLQVDAMDVLTWLRRHRLVFDTDIVKMFRQINVHPDDWNLQRILWIDENQQLVTYQLTTVTYGQKCSPWLSLRVLQQLVNDEGQRFPAAVLPLTKGRYVDDIYGGADSEGEFKEMIIQLQQICPAGGFPLQKWTSNRPEILQQLNLSTGPAGTVQFEEAVIKTLGLCWHPATDLFQYKSRTFNSTSFTKRVLLSEIAQIFDPLGFIAPVIVRGKILIQELWLLKLNWDDQLPLDYVRRWKEFREELTQLNQLSIPRWLNLSPTTTNVQIHGFADASTAAMGAVVYLRVQRDNETPTISMVCAKTRVAPLKKLTIPRLELTAALLLTKIVSWAQRTLEINGETYLWSDSSVALAWINSHPSRWKEFVHNRVTKIQEELPTAVWRHVGGIYNPADCASRGISPSQLNEHHLWWKGPDWLAKPPSDWPQNTTSAPTEVSLEERPATAHPVAAEARQHPLTEFLNRYSTLSKVLQVTATMNRAIQRLRRQPTPDSSVLTTIELNEARTFWVKVTQHQYFESVFQNLNRDIQLPRQHPLAKLTPRIDDQGILRLGGRLKNSLLDPDETHPIILPRQSRLTTLIINEAHQKTLHGGVQLTMAHVRQRYWIVGGRKSVHASILRCAICTRFRATRAQQLMGQLPTARATPSRPLLHTGVDYAGPLPILKWRPTNAQPSTVHIAVFVCFTTSVVHLELVNRQTTDAFIAAYKRFTGRRGIPAIMYSDNATTFEGAANELNRLYNQESSDNQQIRAALASNGTQWKFNPPNAPHFGGKWEAAVKSTKYHLR from the exons ATGGCAGATGATGGAGAGTACGAGCCAACCCAACCCATTGAAATCAACGTCGAGATCAACCCCGTACCTCCAATCGTCGTTAACCCTCCAGAGACGCAAGCTCCAACCACACAGGAGCATGAAGACTGGGCAACTGCTGTGGAAACCTTTCCTTCAGTCAACATCTCAACTATTAAGACGAGGAAGTCCGAAATACCAACGATGCCATCAACTTCAAGCACACCAACGCAGCTCTCAACAGGAACCGCCAATCAACTAGAGTTTTTGCAAGACAGAATACTAGAATTCAACGCAATTGATGAGGAACTGAGGGAATTAAGAGCCTCAGATACAACGCTGGAGGAACTCAACGGCCATGAGGAGTATTTAAAGGACGCCTGGATCGAATTTGCTGAGCGATCACAGGCATTGATTGCTAATCTACCCCCAGATCACAGCTGGATGACGGGAAAAGCATTTCTCAGAACAGGAGAATTGAAACGTCAGACGCTAAAGAGGATCTGGAAACTCAAAGGGGAGATATCAACGAAGGAGAAATTATCCGCGGGTAGAACAACGACCAGTCAACTGAAAAGAATCGATCTCCCAAAATTTCAAGATAAATTTTCCCAGTGGAAAGAGTTTTCTGATCTGTTCCAGAATCTGGTTGGGAAAAAACCAGACATGTCGCCTGCAGAAAAGCTGGTGAGGCTGAAGGAGGCTCTTAAGGGACCCCCAGCTGAGCTAATCTCCTCCTTCACTGCTACGGATATCAACTACGAGAAGGCATGGGACAAACTTCAACGGCATTATGAAAATCCACGTCTCATCGCCGGACACCTCTTCAACAGGGTGCTCAACTTGCGGCCAATGGCTAAGGGAGACGCCAAGGCCATGATAACCAACGCACACATTGCTCGTGAGACAGTGGACCACCTTATCAGCACCGCCGGGATTCCCAAAGAGGATTTGGGCGAgcaatttgtttttcactTGCTCAAACGATCAATGGAGGCTGATACTCGCACCACGTGGGAACAGAGGCTGGGAACATCAACGAATTTCATACCTCTGCAGGATTTAGTCAACTTCCTGGAGTCAACAGCAAGAGGCATGACTCCAGATGATCAACACGAACCAACGGTTCCTCAACGGCcaaaagagaaaattcaacGTGGAAAATCACCACCTCGAGCACGCGTTTATCATGCCGCCGAAGCAACAATTCAACGAAAGGAACCTCAGCATATTAAGCCTGCTGATTGCTGTGGGTACTGTAACGCCAAGCACTTCATTGGAAAGTGTCCATCATTTCTCAGCCTCTCAGCGCAGAGAAAACTAGAGCATCTGTCAACAACACGACTATGCTACAACTGCTTCGGTACACACCTGGTGACGAGATGCAAGTGCACTAAATTTTGCATGAAATGTCAACACAGGCACCACACGCTGTTGCACATGGACCCaacagacagagaaagaccAACGACATCAACAATCAACAGCGGTCCAGAGCAACAATCAACGAGGGAGGAATCAG GTCGTCCAACATCAACTCAGTCAACTAGATCCAACGAGAATTCAACAGATTCAACGGCTAACAAGAGGATTTACGCCCCCCTGAGTCAAGTCGAAGAATCGACTCAACGGAATTCGAGCAACGTAGAGGACACTAAGTTCTCCCACAAATCAACGGATCAACGACTAGTGCTCTTGGCTACGGCTAAAGCCAGGGCATTCTCCAAAAGCGGATTCTACACGATCGCCAGAATCCTCATCGATCAAGGCTCAgagctttcatttatttcggaAAGCCTGGTGCATCAACTTCACCTACAACGACGACATTCAATGATTGAACTCATGGGAATTGGTGGAAAACACGCATGTTCAACGAGAGGGATTGTGGCAATCACGCTCCAATCAACGAAACAGCCATTTCAACAAGTTGAGATCAACGCCCACATCCTGCAAAAGCTAACCTCACAGTTACCAACGTTCTCATGCTCATCTGCATCAATCGGATCACTGCAGCAACTTCAACTGGCAGATGAGAGCTATTCAACACCTGGACCTATCAACATAATCATCGGAGCTGACAACTACGGGAAAATCATCGGCAACgggattgaaaaatccaacgatGATCAATTAGTTGGCCAACTAACAACATTCGGATGGATCTTATCCGGTCCATTATGCAACACAACGTATTCAACGAGGACCTCCTTATCCGCGGCAAGGGGATCTTCCAACGAACAATTAACGGAGCTTCTACAAAGATTCTGGGTCCAGGAAGAACCACCAATCTCAACAAATCCAACCAACGAGCTCACACCAGACGAATTAGAGTGTGAAGAACACTTTCAACGCACTCATCAACGAGACACGTCGGGGCGCTACATTGTGCGATTGCCACTTCGCACATCAACAGCAGCGCTCGGAGAATCGAGGAATAAAGCGCTTCGTCAGCTCCAGTCGGTGAAACGAAGACTAAACGCTAATCCTGACTACAGCAAACTCTACTATGACTTTATCAACGAATACGAAGCACTTGATCACATGCGACGTATACAACAAGTATCAGAACCAGCAACAAACTACTACCTGCCACATCATGGGGTTCTGAGGGAAGATTCGCTAACCACGAAGCTTCGAGTAGTCTTCAACTGCTCCAACAAGACATTACCGGGTATCTCACTCAACGGCATCCTCCACGCGGGCGGAAAGCTCCAAGTGGATGCAATGGATGTACTCACATGGTTGAGACGACATCGACTCGTCTTCGACACCGACATCGTTAAGATGTTTCGACAAATCAACGTACACCCTGACGATTGGAATCTTCAACGCATTCTTTGGATAGACGAAAATCAACAACTTGTGACATACCAACTAACAACGGTCACATATGGACAGAAATGCTCTCCATGGCTCTCTTTGAGAGTTCTTCAACAACTCGTCAACGATGAAGGTCAACGATTCCCTGCAGCAGTGCTACCACTAACTAAAGGCCGTTATGTCGACGACATTTACGGTGGAGCGGACTCTGAGGGAGAATTCaaagaaatgataattcaacTTCAACAGATCTGCCCGGCGGGCGGATTTCCACTTCAAAAGTGGACCAGTAATCGCCCAGAGATACTCCAACAGCTCAACTTGTCAACGGGACCGGCAGGTACAGTGCAATTCGAGGAAGCAGTCATCAAAACGCTCGGATTGTGCTGGCATCCAGCAAcagatttatttcaatataaatcTAGAACATTCAACTCAACGAGCTTCACCAAGAGGGTACTGCTATCGGAAATAGCTCAAATTTTCGATCCTCTTGGATTCATCGCACCAGTCATTGTTCGAGGAAAAATACTCATCCAAGAACTATGGCTGCTTAAACTTAATTGGGATGATCAACTTCCACTCGACTATGTTCGAAGGTGGAAAGAGTTCAGGGAGGAACTCACGCAACTAAATCAATTGTCCATCCCAAGATGGCTAAATCTATCTCCAACGACTACCAACGTACAAATACATGGATTTGCCGACGCATCAACAGCTGCCATGGGAGCAGTCGTTTATCTACGAGTTCAACGAGACAACGAAACACCAACAATCAGCATGGTGTGTGCAAAAACAAGAGTTGCACCACTGAAAAAGCTGACGATTCCACGCCTGGAGCTAACCGCGGCCCTTCTGCTAACAAAAATTGTCAGCTGGGCACAACGCACATTGGAAATCAACGGAGAGACATACCTTTGGTCTGATTCTTCAGTAGCTTTGGCATGGATCAACAGCCATCCATCGAGATGGAAGGAATTCGTTCACAATAGAGTAACGAAAATCCAGGAAGAGTTACCAACAGCCGTATGGAGACATGTTGGTGGGATTTACAACCCTGCTGACTGCGCTTCACGTGGCATTTCACCGAGTCAACTCAACGAACATCACCTTTGGTGGAAAGGGCCTGACTGGCTAGCAAAACCGCCGTCAGACTGGCCACAAAATACAACCAGTGCTCCAACGGAAGTCTCTCTTGAAGAGAGACCAGCAACAGCTCACCCAGTAGCTGCTGAAGCTAGGCAGCATCCACTGACAGAGTTCCTGAACAGATATTCTACTTTATCAAAAGTATTACAAGTCACCGCAACGATGAATCGAGCCATCCAACGACTTAGACGACAACCAACGCCCGATTCATCAGTATTAACAACGATAGAACTCAACGAAGCGAGGACATTCTGGGTTAAGGTAACACAACACCAATACTTTGAATCTGTGTTTCAGAACTTGAACAGAGATATTCAACTACCTCGCCAACATCCACTGGCCAAGCTCACCCCGAGAATTGATGATCAAGGAATTCTCAGGCTTGGTGGACGACTAAAGAACTCATTGCTTGATCCAGACGAGACTCATCCAATTATCTTACCACGACAATCTCGCCTGACAACGCTCATCATCAACGAAGCTCACCAGAAAACACTCCACGGAGGAGTTCAACTCACCATGGCTCATGTTAGACAACGATACTGGATCGTTGGTGGCAGAAAGTCAGTGCACGCATCAATTCTGCGCTGTGCTATCTGCACCAGATTCAGGGCAACACGAGCCCAACAGTTAATGGGTCAACTGCCAACAGCTAGAGCAACGCCTTCAAGACCATTACTGCATACTGGAGTGGACTATGCAGGGCCACTTCCAATCCTGAAGTGGAGACCAACGAACGCGCAACCATCAACGGTTCATATAGCGGTTTTTGTGTGTTTCACAACCTCAGTTGTCCACCTTGAACTGGTCAACAGACAAACAACGGATGCATTCATCGCAGCATATAAACGATTCACTGGAAGGCGAGGCATTCCAGCTATCATGTATAGTGACAATGCAACAACATTCGAAGGAGCAGCCAACGAACTCAACAGACTATACAACCAAGAATCTTCAGATAACCAACAAATTAGAGCTGCTCTTGCTTCCAACGGAACTCAGTGGAAATTCAACCCACCAAATGCTCCTCACTTCGGAGGCAAGTGGGAGGCCGCTGTAAAATCAACGAAGTATCATCTACGATGA